In Amaranthus tricolor cultivar Red isolate AtriRed21 chromosome 5, ASM2621246v1, whole genome shotgun sequence, a genomic segment contains:
- the LOC130812610 gene encoding probable disease resistance protein At5g63020 codes for MENIAKDLAGSILNRVGNAAMDYTINGYKFITTYKKKSKEVKDALETLEKRKEELIQEVENKGVEDGEEITADAEDWLRKVNELLIEDDELKKITTINDEINEEKDKCFCGFCNGNLCYRYKCGKIAYEKLRKIRELQNEVPNNDRLTRVVSGEKVGQKISELMSFGWISKKNILEELVDLLLDHQVNSVGLYGPKGSGKTEVIRDLRRDPRVMNTFNKTVRVTVTSNPNIKDIQDKIAKTIEAVDWKDVDMKNRAKNLESQIRLKREKLLIILNVCEKLDLNSLGTGDNDFCKHLVVSTSLNICRLMGVKEKNAVEMKPMSLEEAQSCFWKRVYDLKRKGGWGDQVTTYAYISLAKKLIKDYCKGSTNAIMSLANVLGNVDITKWKELEAELKGKQNAHEIIARKSVQASVESKDSEAIEKFSALACVFPQESSVPILDLMRYAIGLDLIKDVNNLSQAMSLAEGWVQRLISSYSLEEDEDENNWTGGLGHVIVPRFTRDNIISDLHKQGKGKYMLKDISRWVQLDENIREESYTTISLASNHNHSCISEHKFNNLEMLILDNSKPKDEFSDKFFQGMTTLKVLVLKGMNFQQKSPTSIGTLTNLTTLHLEDCKLLGDISWIGKLKKLIILSLRGSSVDEIPENEMRKLQRLRVLDLTKCEIHDDGIIPANVLSKLPLLEGFYAYDISSQKDWADCSVNDTPSSSRKSGLSQLLMPEISSIASDYASIDELNSLNELNVLEIKIPNLNQLPNSDKFVKNLNHFYIFIGKDAEPPVSKSAKGFSRVLRFGSINEGSQAKYKFLNTLLLNTECLSLEGMQGQSHFIQDIKQLLKSRKIISLPGYHRGEADFQSLQYLEIQGCHDLEGFAAIPIKAPHLNELKVVKCSKMNYIFKDHGQDFQDELPSLRTLYLRKLDKLGSLSSTESTSSDLPLHFPALFNKKMTFPSLKTLRVKKCGQIVNLWDTSFSDNKYLRTWKNLTEVSIHALTNYRV; via the exons ATGGAAAACATAGCTAAAGATTTAGCGGGATCAATTCTAAATAGAGTTGGAAACGCAGCCATGGATTACACAATAAATGGTTATAAGTTCATAACTacatataaaaagaaaagtaaagaaGTCAAAGATGCTTTGGAAACATTGGAAAAGAGGAAGGAGGAATTAATCCAAGAAGTGGAGAATAAGGGTGTAGAAGATGGAGAAGAAATCACAGCTGATGCTGAAGACTGGCTTAGAAAGGTGAATGAATTATTGATTGAAGATGATGAACTCAAGAAAATTACAACTATAAATGATGAaataaatgaagagaaagaTAAatgtttttgtgggttttgtaatgGGAATTTGTGTTACCGATATAAATGTGGAAAAATAGCTTATGAGAAGCTTAGAAAGATCCGAGAATTACAAAACGAAGTTCCAAATAATGATCGACTCACTAGAGTTGTGTCGGGTGAAAAGGTTGGACAAAAAATTTCAGAATTGATGTCATTTGGTTGGATATCTAAAAAGAATATATTGGAGGAGCTTGTGGATTTGTTACTTGATCATCAAGTGAATTCTGTTGGGCTATATGGACCGAAAGGATCTG GTAAAACTGAAGTTATAAGAGATTTAAGGCGAGATCCTCGAGTGATGAATACATTCAACAAAACAGTGAGAGTTACTGTTACAAGTAACCCAAATATAAAGGACATCCAAGATAAGATAGCAAAAACAATTGAAGCTGTGGATTGGAAAGATGTGGACATGAAAAATCGAGCAAAAAATTTGGAATCACAGATAAGATTGAAAAGGGAAAAACTGTTGATTATACTTAATGTATGCGAAAAACTAGATTTAAACAGTTTAGGAACTGGTGATAATGACTTTTGTAAGCATTTGGTGGTAAGCACGTCACTAAATATTTGTCGATTAATGGGTGTAAAGGAAAAAAATGCAGTGGAAATGAAACCAATGAGTTTGGAAGAAGCCCAATCATGTTTCTGGAAGAGGGTTTATGATCTTAAACGCAAGGGCGGTTGGGGAGATCAAGTAACAACTTATGCTTATATATCTCTTGCTAAAAAGTTGATCAAGGATTACTGTAAAGGCTCAACTAACGCAATTATGTCATTAGCTAACGTGTTGGGTAATGTAGATATTACAAAGTGGAAAGAATTAGAAGCTGAACTAAAAGGTAAACAGAATGCACATGAGATAATTGCGCGTAAGAGTGTCCAAGCTTCAGTTGAAAGCAAAGATTCTGAAGCTATTGAAAAGTTCTCTGCGCTTGCTTGTGTGTTTCCTCAAGAGTCAAGCGTACCAATCTTAGATTTGATGAGATACGCTATCGGTTTGGATTTGATTAAGGATGTTAACAACCTTAGTCAGGCAATGTCTCTAGCTGAAGGATGGGTTCAACGTTTGATTTCCTCGTATTCgctagaagaagatgaagatgaaaataATTGGACTGGAGGTCTTGGTCATGTTATAGTTCCTCGTTTTACTCGGGATAATATTATCAGTGATCTTCATAAACAAG GTAAGGGCAAATATATGTTGAAAGACATTTCTCGATGGGTTCAATTGGATGAGAATATTCGGGAAGAGTCGTACACTACGATATCTTTGGCGTCTAATCATAATCATTCTTGCATTAGTGAACATAAGTTCAACAATCTTGAAATGTTGATATTGGATAATAGTAAACCCAAAGATGAATTTAGTGATAAATTCTTTCAAGGGATGACAACACTAAAGGTTTTGGTTCTAAAAGGAATGAACTTTCAACAGAAATCACCGACGTCCATAGGAACATTGACTAATCTTACCACGTTACATTTGGAAGACTGTAAACTTCTAGGAGATATTAGTTGGATTGGTAAGTTGAAGAAACTTATCATTCTAAGTTTGCGTGGATCGAGTGTGGATGAAATACCCGAAAATGAGATGAGGAAGTTGCAAAGGCTTCGAGTGTTGGATTTAACAAAATGTGAGATACATGATGATGGAATAATCCCTGCAAATGTCTTGAGTAAACTTCCTTTATTGGAGGGTTTTTATGCGTATGATATTAGTAGCCAAAAAGATTGGGCTGATTGCTCCGTTAATGATACTCCCTCGAGCTCGAGAAAAAGTGGTTTGTCCCAGTTATTGATGCCGGAGATAAGCAGCATTGCAAGCGATTATGCAAGCATTGACGAGTTGAATAGTTTGAATGAGCTAAATGTGCTAGAgataaaaatcccaaatctgAACCAGTTACCAAATAGtgacaaatttgttaaaaatctgaatcatttttacatatttattGGTAAAGATGCTGAACCTCCTGTGTCAAAATCAGCTAAAGGATTCTCTCGGGTATTAAGATTTGGATCCATTAATGAAGGATCACAAGCTAAATACAAATTCTTGAATACTTTGCTTTTAAATACTGAATGTTTAAGTTTAGAAGGAATGCAGGGACAATCACACTTCATACAAGACATAAAGCAATTGCTGAAATCTAGAAAGATCATCTCTTTGCCTGGATATCATAGAGGAGAAGCTGATTTCCAAAGTCTGCAATATTTGGAAATTCAAGGTTGCCATGATTTGGAGGGTTTTGCAGCTATACCTATCAAGGCACCTCATTTGAATGAACTTAAAGTAGTCAAGTGCTCTAAAATGAACTACATTTTTAAAGACCATGGTCAAGATTTCCAAGATGAGCTTCCTTCCTTACGTACCTTGTACCTAAGGAAACTTGATAAATTGGGTAGTCTGTCTTCAACTGAATCAACCAGCTCTGATCTACCATTACACTTTCCGGCTCTATTCAATAAAAAG ATGACATTTCCCTCACTAAAGACATTACGTGTGAAGAAATGCGGTCAAATCGTGAATCTTTGGGATACCTCATTCAGTGATAACAAATATTTAAGGACATGGAAGAATTTGACAGAAGTATCTATCCATGCTTTAACAAACTACAGAGTCTAG
- the LOC130812611 gene encoding uncharacterized protein LOC130812611, which translates to MKGVILLIISLILALGIAEATLSTPKHKPMKVRCKNKYTRCYNKQMYCPSSCPRTCSVDCNKCQAVCGPETQIPPPPPKVQKSKKVECKDKRFRACYNRPLYCPAACPSSCTVDCATCQPVCSALNPSTRPKRVRCLNKNYPACYYREFTCPAACPQTCQVDSVTCSPVCDCNKPGAVCQDPRFIGADGITFYFHGEKDQDFCLVTDSNLHINAHLIGKHESNMGRDFTWVQSLGILFDHHKLYIGALKTSTWNDAMDRLSISLDYQPIRIPEIEGARWNATISGLTITRSRATNAVVVEAEGNFKIKAAVVPITEKESMIHKYGIIPEQDCFAHLDLSFKFYSLSDDVNGVLGQTYASNYVSRVKMGVVNPVLGGEREFHSSGLFATDCAVANFNGNGNHSIGMEFGDLNCASGTSGRGVVCKR; encoded by the exons ATGAAGGGAGTAATATTGCTCATAATTTCCCTTATACTTGCTTTAGGAATTGCAGAAGCAACCCTATCAACACCCAAACATAAGCCTATGAAAGTGAGGTGCAAAAACAAGTACACGCGTTGttataataaacaaatgtaCTGTCCATCTTCGTGTCCTCGCACTTGTTCAGTCGACTGTAACAAGTGCCAGGCCGTCTGTGGACCTGAAACACAAATTCCGCCACCACCACCAAAGGTTCAAAAGTCGAAGAAGGTGGAGTGCAAGGATAAAAGGTTTCGTGCTTGCTATAACAGGCCACTTTACTGTCCTGCTGCTTGTCCGAGTTCTTGTACTGTTGATTGTGCAACCTGTCAGCCTGTTTGTAGTGCACTGAATCCAAGTACTCGTCCTAAGCGTGTTAGATGTTTGAATAAGAATTACCCCGCGTGTTATTATAGAGAGTTTACTTGTCCTGCGGCTTGTCCTCAGACTTGTCAGGTTGATAGTGTTACTTGCAGCCCTGTTTGCG ATTGCAACAAACCGGGAGCAGTGTGCCAGGATCCAAGATTCATAGGAGCAGATGGCATAACATTCTACTTCCACGGAGAAAAAGACCAAGATTTCTGTCTTGTTACAGACTCCAATCTCCACATAAACGCTCATTTGATAGGAAAACATGAATCCAACATGGGAAGAGACTTCACTTGGGTTCAATCCTTAGGCATCCTTTTCGACCACCATAAGCTTTACATCGGTGCACTCAAGACCTCCACATGGAACGATGCCATGGACCGTCTTTCCATCTCCCTCGACTACCAACCCATTCGCATACCAGAAATCGAGGGTGCCAGATGGAATGCAACGATTAGTGGACTAACCATTACAAGGTCAAGGGCTACGAATGCAGTGGTGGTTGAGGCGGAAGGTAATTTCAAGATCAAGGCCGCAGTGGTTCCAATAACAGAGAAAGAATCGATGATACACAAGTATGGTATTATCCCTGAACAGGATTGCTTTGCACATCTTGATTTGAGCTTCAAGTTTTACTCATTGAGTGATGATGTGAATGGTGTTTTAGGCCAAACTTATGCTAGTAATTATGTGAGCCGGGTCAAAATGGGTGTAGTGAATCCTGTTCTTGGTGGGGAAAGGGAATTCCATTCCTCTGGATTGTTTGCTACTGATTGTGCTGTTGCTAACTTCAATGGGAATGGGAATCATTCAATAGGAATGGAGTTCGGTGATCTTAACTGTGCTTCTGGTACTAGTGGAAGGGGAGTTGTCTGCAAGcgttga
- the LOC130812612 gene encoding LOW QUALITY PROTEIN: flagellar radial spoke protein 5 (The sequence of the model RefSeq protein was modified relative to this genomic sequence to represent the inferred CDS: deleted 1 base in 1 codon), translating into MQNIERDVANEGGWGTIDRSNAVEAMLRYADAGLTTFDMADHYGPAEDLYGIFINRVRRERSPEYLDKVRGLTKWVPPPVKMTRNFVEGSIDVSRKRMDVACLDMLQFHWWDYANPGYLDALKHLTDLKDEGKIKTVALTNFDTERLQIILENDIPVVSNQVQHSVVDMRPQQRMAELCQQTGVKLITYGTVMGGLLSEKFLDTNLNIPFAGPPLNTPSLQKYKRMVDAWGGWSLFQTLLQVLKTIARKHGVSISTVAVKYILDQNAVAGSMIGVRLGLSEHIKDANAVFSLVLDEEDVESIREVSSRGKDLMRVIGDCGDEYRR; encoded by the exons ATGCAGAATATTGAACGGGATGTGGCAAACGAG GGTGGGTGGGGCACAATAGACCGCAGCAACGCCGTTGAAGCTATGCTTCGATATGCTGATGCTGGACTTACTACCTTTGACATGGCTGATCACT ATGGTCCTGCTGAAGATCTTTATGGAATCTTCATAAATCGAGTACGTCGTGAGCGCTCACCAGAGTATTTAGATAAGGTCAGAGG TCTCACAAAATGGGTTCCACCACCAGTTAAAATGACCAGGAACTTTGTAGAGGGGAGCATTGATGTTTCAAGGAAAAGAATGGATGTTGCTTGCTTAGATATGCTTCAGTTTCACTG GTGGGACTATGCCAATCCTGGTTATCTTGATGCACTGAAACATCTTACAGATTTGAAAGATGAAG GAAAAATTAAAACTGTGGCTCTGACAAATTTTGATACGGAGAGGTTGCAAATAATTCTGGAAAATGATATTCCTGTTGTTAGCAACCAG GTGCAACATTCAGTTGTTGACATGCGTCCTCAACAGAGAATGGCTGAGCTCTGTCAGCAAACGGGAGTGAAACTCATAAC GTATGGAACAGTTATGGGTGGTCTTCTATCTGAGAAATTTCTCGATACCAACTTGAATATTCCTTTTGCTGGTCCTCCACTTAACACTCCTTCCCTGCAAAAGTACAAAAGG ATGGTTGATGCATGGGGAGGATGGAGTCTTTTTCAAACCTTGCTTCAGGTGCTTAAAACAATAGCTAGGAAACACGGAGTGTCCATATCAACGGTTGCTGTGAAGTACATTCTTGACCAG AATGCTGTAGCAGGCTCCATGATAGGCGTCAGACTTGGGCTATCAGAGCATATTAAAGATGCTAATGCCGTCTTCTCACTCGTTCTTGATGAAGAGGATGTCGAAAGCATCCGTGAAGTATCCAGCAGGGGGAAGGATCTGATGAGGGTGATTGGTGATTGCGGAGATGAATATAGACGCTAA